One stretch of Theropithecus gelada isolate Dixy chromosome 12, Tgel_1.0, whole genome shotgun sequence DNA includes these proteins:
- the NMUR1 gene encoding neuromedin-U receptor 1 has protein sequence MIPPCLNCSVHPGDLYPGDARSPMACNGSAARGHFDPEDLNLTDEALRFKYLGPRQTQLFMPICVTYLLIFTVGAVGNGLTCLVILRHKAMRTPTNYYLFSLAVSDLLVLLVGLPLELYEMWHNYPFLLGAGGCYFRTLLFEMVCLASVLNVTALSVERYVAVVHPLQARSMVTQAHVRRVLGAVWGLAILCSLPNTSLHGIQQLYVPCRGPVPDSDLCTLVRPRALYNLAVQITALLFFCLPMAVISVLYLLIGLRLRRERLLLMQEAKGRGSAAAMSRDTCRLQRRDRGRRQVTKMLFVLVVVFGICWAPFHTDRVMWSIVSQWTDGLHLAFQHVHVISGIFFYLGSAANPVLYSLMSSRFRETFQEALCLGAHCHRLRPRHSSHSLSRVTTGSTLCDMGSPGSRVHPLAGDDGPEGQQETDPS, from the exons ATG ATTCCTCCCTGCCTCAATTGCTCTGTCCACCCTGGAGACCTGTACCCAGGGGATGCAAGGAGCCCCATGGCTTGCAATGGCAGTGCGGCCAGGGGGCACTTTGACCCTGAGGACTTGAACCTGACCGATGAGGCACTGAGATTCAAGTACCTGGGGCCCCGGCAGACACAGCTGTTCATGCCCATCTGTGTCACGTACCTGCTGATCTTCACGGTGGGCGCTGTGGGCAATGGGCTGACCTGTCTGGTCATCCTGCGCCACAAGGCCATGCGCACGCCCACCAACTACTACCTCTTCAGCCTGGCCGTGTCAGACctgctggtgctgctggtggGCCTGCCCCTGGAGCTCTATGAGATGTGGCACAACTACCCCTTCCTGCTGGGCGCTGGTGGCTGCTATTTCCGCACACTGCTGTTCGAGATGGTCTGCCTGGCCTCAGTGCTCAACGTCACTGCCCTGAGCGTGGAACGCTATGTGGCCGTGGTGCACCCGCTCCAGGCCAGGTCCATGGTGACACAGGCTCACGTGCGCCGAGTGCTTGGGGCTGTCTGGGGTCTTGCCATCCTCTGCTCCCTGCCCAACACCAGCCTGCACGGCATCCAGCAGCTGTATGTGCCCTGCCGGGGCCCAGTGCCAGACTCAGATCTTTGCACGCTGGTCCGCCCACGGGCCCTCTACAACCTGGCGGTGCAGATCACTGCGCTGCTCTTCTTCTGCCTGCCCATGGCTGTCATCAGCGTGCTCTACCTGCTCATTGGGCTGCGACTGCGGCGGGAGAGGCTACTGCTCATGCAGGAGGCTAAGGGCAGGGGCTCTGCAGCAGCCATGTCCAGAGACACCTGCAGGCTCCAGCGGCGCGATCGGGGCCGGAGACAAGTGACCAAGATGCTGT TTGTCCTGGTTGTGGTGTTTGGCATCTGCTGGGCCCCGTTCCACACCGACCGCGTCATGTGGAGCATCGTGTCACAGTGGACAGACGGCCTGCACCTGGCCTTTCAGCATGTGCATGTCATCTCCGGCATCTTCTTCTACCTCGGCTCGGCGGCCAACCCCGTGCTCTACAGCCTCATGTCCAGCCGCTTCCGAGAGACCTTCCAGGAGGCCCTGTGCCTCGGGGCCCACTGCCACCGCCTCAGACCCCGCCACAGCTCCCACAGCCTCAGCAGGGTGACCACAGGCAGCACCCTGTGTGACATGGGCTCCCCAGGCAGCAGGGTCCACCCCCTGGCTGGGGATGATGGCCCAGAGGGGCAGCAAGAGACTGATCCATCCTGA